One Setaria viridis chromosome 3, Setaria_viridis_v4.0, whole genome shotgun sequence DNA window includes the following coding sequences:
- the LOC117849280 gene encoding zinc finger BED domain-containing protein RICESLEEPER 2-like — translation MSSHRLEASGTSESTNNNSSQTPNRRAPVWEYYEPDLVEIDGVLKAICKYCGTKLTANRKSGTNSLRTHIAEHCPTIPSDDRNKFVATMKKKPVDSSFTFNQQRSRDLMIAWCVRADVAFNKFDDEGFEPWMESLQPAFRCIGRQMIRNECVAKFERAKIELRSELQSLNSRICFTSDLWTSNQKLGYICVTAHYIGPDFVLKKKIIAFKDLKYPHTGVAIEEAITTILTDYGIKEKMFTITLDNVANNKAACDLLQESGKFEMLFGGEHLLVRCCAHILNILVQDGMNIVSAMIELIRDLIRHINSSPSRIQDFNEIAQRECLAAKAGLVLDVPNRWNSTHAMIMEAVKYKIVLKRYAQANQQPFPTEDEFSKVEYIGEFLGVFEETTRAFSADRYATSHMFLDNVLCIHQTLNSPEWYKDEVIADLAKAMERKFDKYWNGNYNMVLVICSILDPRTKVDFLDFFYEKVCRNFIDIDLSKNQAKEWLRLYFRKYEEVIRQNDTNVVSQTGASRSMVNRSPVLVLGKRRLEQEFAEYRHQRRGTWIEKSELDAYLDEPPVRTDENFEILTWWKTNSNKYPVLSAMARDFLAIPLSTVSSESAFSLSGRILSDNRSSMTPETLEALVCCKDWLYKYPTDEAT, via the exons ATGTCTTCTCATCGGTTAGAGGCCTCTGGTACTAGTGAGAGCACCAACAACAATTCCTCGCAAACACCAAACAGAAGGGCACCAGTCTGGGAGTATTATGAGCCGGATTTGGTCGAGATAGATGGTGTCCTAAAAGCAATTTGCAAGTACTGTGGAACAAAGTTGACTGCGAACAGAAAATCAGGTACAAACAGCCTTCGAACTCACATTGCAGAGCATTGCCCCACAATCCCTAGTGATGATAGGAACAAATTTGTCGCTACAATGAAGAAAAAGCCTGTAGATAGTTCATTCACCTTTAATCAACAGAGAAGTCGTGACTTGATGATTGCATGGTGTGTTAGAGCTGATGTAGCATTCAATaagtttgatgatgaagggtttGAGCCTTGGATGGAATCATTGCAACCTGCATTTAGATGCATAGGGCGACAAATGATTCGTAATGAATGTGTTGCTAAGTTTGAGAGAGCAAAGATAGAATTGCGAAGTGAACTTCAGAGTCTTAACTCTCGCATTTGCTTCACATCTGATCTTTGGACATCAAACCAAAAGTTGGGATATATTTGTGTGACAGCTCACTATATTGGCCCTGAttttgttttgaagaaaaagataattGCATTTAAGGATCTGAAGTATCCACATACGGGTGTAGCTATTGAGGAAGCCATTACAACTATTCTAACAGATTATGGTATCAAAGAGAAGATGTTTACCATCACACTCGATAATGTAGCAAATAACAAGGCAGCTTGTGATCTTTTGCAAGAAAGCGGAAAGTTTGAGATGTTATTTGGTGGTGAGCatcttcttgttagatgttgtGCTCATATACTCAACATTCTTGTCCAAGATGGTATGAACATTGTTAGTGCTATGATAGAGTTGATAAGAGACCTGATTAGGCACATTAACTCATCACCATCGCGTATCCAGGATTTCAATGAGATAGCTCAAAGGGAATGTCTTGCTGCAAAGGCTGGTTTAGTCCTTGATGTTCCCAACCGTTGGAACTCAACCCATGCCATGATTATGGAGGCAGTAAAGTACAAGATCGTCTTGAAGCGATATGCCCAAGCAAATCAGCAACCATTTCCAACTGAAGATGAGTTTAGCAAAGTTGAGTATATTGGTGagtttcttggagtttttgaagAAACTACCAGGGCGTTCTCAGCTGATAGATACGCTACTTCCCACATGTTCCTGGATAATGTGCTTTGTATCCATCAAACTCTAAATAGTCCAGAATGGTACAAGGATGAGGTTATCGCAGATTTGGCAAAAGCAATGGAGAGGAAATTTGATAAGTATTGGAATGGAAATTACAATATGGTCCTTGTTATTTGCAGCATACTTGATCCAAGAACAAAAGTTGACTTcttagacttcttttatgagaaGGTGTGCAGGAACTTTATTGACATTGACTTGAGCAAAAATCAGGCTAAAGAGTGGCTTCGCCTATATTTTAGGAAGTATGAAGAGGTTATTAGACAAAATGATACAAATGTAGTATCACAAACTGGTGCGTCCAGGAGCATGGTGAACCGTTCTCCAGTGCTAGTTCTTGGAAAAAGAAGACTAGAACAAGAATTTGCTGAATATAGGCATCAGAGGAGAGGGACTTGGATTGAAAAATCAGAACTTGATGCATATCTAGATGAACCACCAGTGAGAAcagatgaaaattttgaaattctGACTTGGTGGAAGACAAACTCCAACAAGTACCCTGTGCTGTCAGCGATGGCACGCGATTTCTTAGCAATTCCACTCAGCACCGTTTCTTCTGAATCAGCATTCAGCTTGAGTGGTCGGATTCTTAGTGACAATCGAAGCTCAATGACACCAGAAACTCTTGAAGCTTTGGTTTGTTGCAAAGATTGGCTGTACAAGTATCCCACCGATGAAG CCACCTGA